Genomic window (Brachyspira hampsonii):
AGCGGAGAAGAAAAAGAAATATCTATAAATGATATACATACAAATATAGAAAAATAATTATATAACATAAAATGAGAAAATTATGAAAAAGTTATTTATTATATTAATTATTATTGTTGCTGTGATATCAGCTTCATCTGCGGCATTCATTCAGTATATGATTAGTCCTGTCGGCGGAGATGATGAAAAAGTATACTTTGAAATAAAACAAGGTGAGGGTGCTTCTACAATAGCTAAAAAATTAGAATTGCAGGGACTTATTAGAAATTCTAAAATCTTTGTAGTATTTGCAAAATATTTAAAATATGACAGAAAACTTCTAAGCGGATATTATGAAGTTAATAGAAATATGAGTATGATAGACATCATGAAGCATCTTAATAGCGGAAAACAAGCTATGGTAAGACTTACTATTGCTGAAGGAAAGAATATTTATGAGATAGGTACTTATCTTGAAGATCAAGGCTTTACTACAAAAAAAGAATTTTTAGAAGTATGTCATGACAAAGAAATATTACAAAAATACAATATTCCTTCTGACAGTGTTGAAGGCTACATATTCCCATCTACATATTATATAGTTAAAGGCAATCCTACTAAAGTATTAGTTACTTATATGATAGATTCACTTTTTAAACAATTTCCTGACTTAGAGGAAAGAGCAAAAAAAATTGGCAGAAATGTACATGAAGTGCTTACTATGGCATCAATAGTAGAAAAAGAGATGGGACCTTTAGATGATCCTAAGCTTATATCTTCAGTATACTATAACAGATTAAATATTGACAAAAGACTAGAGGCAGACCCTACAACAATATATGCTATGACATTAGTAAAAGGTGATTATATAGAAAAACCAAATCTTAAATATGCTGACCTTCGTATGGAGCATCCTTATAATACATATAAAAACACAGGTCTTCCTCCAGGACCTATATGTTCATCTGGTGCTAAGGCTATAGAAGCAGCATTAGATCCCGCTGATACTGATTATATTTTCTTTGTTGCTGATGGAACAGGAAAACATGCATTTTCGGTTACTTATGAAGAACATGTAGAAAACATTAATAGATATATTTTAAAAAGATAAGCGATTAAGTTTTTAAAAAAGGGACTTATATATAAGTCCCTTTTTTAGATTATTTTCTTTTATCGTCAACTAAACCCATTAAATTTCTTACTTCATACAATGTTTTTTCAGCCACTTCAGAAGCATTTTTTGCTCCTTGTTTAAGTACATCATAAACATAATCTTTATCATTAGAGTATTTATTGATATTTTCTCTTATAGGCATTAATTCATCATTAATGTTTTTAGCAAGCATTCTTTTACATTGTACACATCCTATAGAGGCATTTTTACAGCTTTCACATATTTCTTTTTGCTCTTCTTCGCTTGAAAATATTTTATGATAACTGTAAACATTACATATATCAGGATTACCGGCATCAGTTTTAAGCTTTCTGTTTGTATCTGTCATAGCTTTCTGCATTATCAATTTTTCTGTTTCTTCAGCAGTTAAAGATAATGCTATATGATTATTTAAAGACTTACTCATTTTATTTTGTCCGTCTAAACCCAATATTCTTAATACTTTTCCATGATAAGTATTAGGCTCTTTAAAATATTCACCGTATCTGTTATTAAACTTTCTCACTATCATTCTTGTAAGCTCTACATGCTGTTCCTGATCTTCTCCAACAGGTACTATATCGGGGTGATAAAGCAAAATATCAGCAGCCATTAAAGAAGGGTAGGTTAATAATGCTGCATTAATATTTTCAGCATTCTTTCTTGATTTATCCTTATACTGAGTCATTCTTTCAAGCTCTGCCACAGGTATAATAGAATTAAATATCCAAGCAAGTTCTGTATGTGCCCTTACATCAGATTGTACGAATATAGAACATTTATTTGGATCAAGACCGCATGCCAAATATTCAATAGCAGCCTCTATTATTCTTTTTTGCATTTGAGAAACATCATATTCAATAGTTATAGCATGATAATCAACAATACAAAAGAATCCATAATAATCATTAAGTATATCAACCCAATTCTTTAAAGCCCCAAGATAATTACCAATATGAAGAGAACCTGTCGGCTGTATCCCGCTTAACATAACTTTTTTTGACATATTTTAATCTCCATTTAATTTTTTATTATTTCTAGCAGGTAAGTGCCTTACTTAAATAAATTAAATTACCTGCCTGTACATATTAGCTTAGTTAAAATTATAATATTATAAAATATTTTTATTCTGCTTTAATATTAGCTATTAAGAAACCTTCCTCATTTGCTTTTAAATCACTCACACTAATATATATAAGCCTTTTATCCTCTGTTTCTATTAATAATTTTTTATTTAAAGGATTTAATTCCTTTATAACAGCCGGTACATTATTAAATACTAATTTGGTTCCTACTTTAGGCAAATCTTTTTTAAGAGAACAATAAGCCTTATACTCATGAGCAAGACAGCACATAAGCCTTCCGCATTGTCCTGATATTTTCATTGTATTTAAAAGCATACCCTGTTCTTTTGCCATTTTTATTGTTATAGTTTCAAATTTTCCTTTTATTACTTTACAGCATAATTCTCTTCCGCATATTCCGCATCCGCCTATAGACCTAGCCTCATCTCTTACGCCTATTTGTCTTAATTCTATTCTAGTTTTGAAATGTGCTGCCAGATCCTTAACTAATTCTCTAAAATCTATTCTCTCCTCAGCTATAAATTCAAATAAAAGTTTAGCTCTGTCCAAAAAATAATAAGAGCTTATTAATTTTAAATCTAAATTATGATTATTTACTTTCTCTTTACATATCTTGAAAGCTTCAGCTGCATCTTCCACATTAATTTTATATTGTTCTAAATCTTTTTCATCTGCTATTCTTAAAATATTAAATATTTTATTTTTATTATTTTTAGTTTTTATATGATTATTTTCTTCTTTAGCAGCAATGTCTTTTAATTCTTCAGATATCTCATCTTCATTAATAGTTTCATTTTCTTCTTGTATATCTTCATTATTTTCTGATGCATTATCAGAATTTGTATTATTATCCTCTTCCAATAAATCTGAATCTATATCCTCAAAATTTAGTACATGTCCTATTTCTATTCCTTCATCTGTTTCTATAACACATGTATCTTTTACTTTTATATTTTCTATATGCAAATGCTCAAATTTACCTATATTGGATCCTCTGAACTTTATATGAGCTATATTTTTTATCATTTATATAATACTCCGATTAATTACAATAAATTATAATATTTAAAGTTACTATATTTTATTTTTAAGTTGATATTATTGCAAGTATTATTTTTAATAATAATGTAAAAAATATCAATTATTAAATTCTAAAATTAGTTGCTAAATATTTCATATAGTATATGATATAATCTTAATAATATATATGCAGTTCATTATGAAATTATTTTTATTCTTTCCATTGTTTTTTTTTATGATATCATGTTTAACTGCACCGGAAATTTACCTAAATAATAATGCATCATATTGGAAAGAATATGTAGCTAATAAATCATCATCAGATATTTATCAAAATATTTATAGATTTGATAAAAATGCCGACTTGGCTTATATTGTATATGGTTATAAATCAAAAATAAAATATAAATTATTTCTGATGAAAGATCCAGATGAAGCATTTTATTATAAAAATTCTACATTAAAAAGTTATATTATAGAAAGTCTGCCCTCACTCAATTTATATGAAGATGCTTTAAAGAAAAATGATTACTCTATACTATATATGAATTATTATTTTAATAGTACATTTTCTGACAGAAGTATTTATTTGCCTATAGGATTAGCATTCAAATCAGGTAATTTATATATAGCAAAAACTTATGGAGAAGATTATAAAGACAGATTATCCCATTGGCTTAGAAAAAATGGTTACGGAATGGGTAAAGAATGGATACCAGCTATAAATGTAGATTGGAATTCATATCCTATACCTATGGAGCATGAAATTGATTGGAATAATTTAGAGATTATAGGAAGATTATTCTAATATAAGTATTAAATGTATTATTAATTTTATTGAATAGTTATAATATGCTAGTAATAATATAATAATATAGTTATTTTTTTCCATTTATATTTTTTATTTATTCATTAAAATTATAAATATATAAATTAGGAGAATGTATATGGAGAAAAGTGCTGTTTATATTGATATACAAAATAAATATCATAAATCAAAAAAAATAGGGGAGTTGTACTCTGCAATATCTCATGGAATAGGTGCTTTGCTTGGTATTGCAGGACTTATTCTAATGCTTATTAAAATAAAAATGAATCCTATACCAATAATTATTTATGGAGTTGGAATAATATTTTTGTATACATTCAGTTCTTTATATCATTTCTTTCCTAACGGCAATGTCAAACAGATATTCAGAAAATTTGATCATATAGGAATATATGTCTTTATTGCTGCCACTTATACTCCTGTTTGTATATTTTCACTGCCAAAAAATATAGGCATACCAATATTATCAGTTATATGGTCTTGTGCTTCAATAGGAATATTATCTAATACGGTAATAAAATATAAAAATATAGTTTTGAGGCTTATTTTATATATATTGATGGGTTGGATAATTATATTTGCTTTCAAACCTTTAATGAATAGATTTGATATTATGCATTTAAATTGGCTTATATGGGGAGGAATATTCTATACTATAGGAGCTTTTCTATATGCTTTGGGTAAAAAATGCAATGATAAAACTAAGCAATTTACTCATGATATTTTTCATATATTTGTATTAATGGGTTCTTTTTCTCATTATTGGTTTTTATATAGTTATGTCATAAATTAATGTCTTTACTTTTTTAAGTTTTTCTATATGATATTCATCATAATAATATAAGAGGTTATTATGGTTAAAGTTATTGATATAGAAGAATTTTTAAAATTGGCAAATTATGATGAATTACCTATTATAGATGTACGCTCTCCAATAGAATATAATCATGCACATATTCCAAATGCATATAATGTATACTTATTCAATGATGAAGAAAGAAAAGATGTAGGCACTATATATAAAAAAATAGGAAGAAAAGAAGCCATATTAAAAGGATTGGAGTATGTATCAGTTAGAATGACTGATATATTAAAATCTATAGATGAAATAGGAAAAAAATATAATTCTACAAATAAAATACTTATGCATTGTTTCAGAGGCGGAATGCGAAGCGAATCTACAGCTTGGCTTTGTTCAAATTATGGATACGATGTTTATATGCTGAAAGGCGGATATAAAAGATATAGGAACTATGTACTATCTTCATTTGAAAGAGATTATAAAATATATTTGCTTACAGGAAAAACAGGAAGCGGAAAAACATTGATATTAAATAAATTAAAAGCTATTGGGTATAATGTAATAGATTTAGAAAAAATAGCAAAACATAAAGGTTCTGCATTTGGGTGGATAAATGAGGGAGAACAGCCATCTCAGGAACAGTTTGAAAATAATTTATCTTATGAACTATTAAAGTATGATATTAATTCTACAATTTGGTTTGAAGATGAAAGTCTTCTTATAGGCAGAAGGGCAATACCTAAATCTTTATTTAATAAGATGAGAGAAGCTCAAAAAATCATATATTTAGATATACCAAAAGAATACCGAGCTGAATATATTGTTAATACATACGGAGAATATGATATTGAAGATCTTAAAGAATCTATTATAAAAATAAGAAAGCGTTTAGGAGGAGAAAGATTAAAAGAATCTCTAGAGCTGCTTAATAATGGAAAGATATATGAATGCGTACTTAATATGCTTTACTATTATGATAGGGCATACAGACTTAGTATAGATGAAAATAAAGTAGTATCTATAAAATGTGAAGATAATAATTTTGATAATATAGTACAAGAAATAGTTAAAGCAATTTGAAATATTAAAATAAAAAAGCGATAGAATTTTTTCTATCGCTTTTTTATTTTTATTTAATAAAGATTAAAATGATTCAAAACCATCGGAAGTATCTTTAGAAGTATCAAATGTATTTCCAAATTCATTGTCTTTTACTGTTTTAGGAGGAGTTTGAGGCATTTTTTCTTCATGATGTTTTTTAATAGGGCTTTTTAACTCTGGTTTTGAAGCCTTAGGAGCAGAGCTTGATTTTGATGAAGCAGGTTTATTTTCTTGAACTGCTTTTGTATCTGTAGTTGGAGAAGATTTTTTTCTTTCTACTTGTGTTATATTCTTTTTAGTATTAGAGCCTCTTAATTTGAAGAATTCCATAGCAGTTACCAATTCTTCAGCTTGTGAGAATAAAGCCTCAGATGCAGCAGTAGATTCCTCTACTAAAGCAGCATTTTGCTGAGTAGTCATATCCATTTGAGTAATAGCTATATTAACTTGATCAACACCAGCCTGCTGTTCCATAGCAGTAGAGCTTAAATCCTGCATAATTTTTGCTGTTTCCTCTATTTGAACTCTCAAATTTTGGAATATTTCTTTAGATTCTCTTGCAGTCTCTGTAGCAGCAGCAATTTTTTCTTCGGAATCAGC
Coding sequences:
- the mltG gene encoding endolytic transglycosylase MltG, with the translated sequence MKKLFIILIIIVAVISASSAAFIQYMISPVGGDDEKVYFEIKQGEGASTIAKKLELQGLIRNSKIFVVFAKYLKYDRKLLSGYYEVNRNMSMIDIMKHLNSGKQAMVRLTIAEGKNIYEIGTYLEDQGFTTKKEFLEVCHDKEILQKYNIPSDSVEGYIFPSTYYIVKGNPTKVLVTYMIDSLFKQFPDLEERAKKIGRNVHEVLTMASIVEKEMGPLDDPKLISSVYYNRLNIDKRLEADPTTIYAMTLVKGDYIEKPNLKYADLRMEHPYNTYKNTGLPPGPICSSGAKAIEAALDPADTDYIFFVADGTGKHAFSVTYEEHVENINRYILKR
- a CDS encoding PSP1 domain-containing protein; the protein is MIKNIAHIKFRGSNIGKFEHLHIENIKVKDTCVIETDEGIEIGHVLNFEDIDSDLLEEDNNTNSDNASENNEDIQEENETINEDEISEELKDIAAKEENNHIKTKNNKNKIFNILRIADEKDLEQYKINVEDAAEAFKICKEKVNNHNLDLKLISSYYFLDRAKLLFEFIAEERIDFRELVKDLAAHFKTRIELRQIGVRDEARSIGGCGICGRELCCKVIKGKFETITIKMAKEQGMLLNTMKISGQCGRLMCCLAHEYKAYCSLKKDLPKVGTKLVFNNVPAVIKELNPLNKKLLIETEDKRLIYISVSDLKANEEGFLIANIKAE
- the trhA gene encoding PAQR family membrane homeostasis protein TrhA; the encoded protein is MEKSAVYIDIQNKYHKSKKIGELYSAISHGIGALLGIAGLILMLIKIKMNPIPIIIYGVGIIFLYTFSSLYHFFPNGNVKQIFRKFDHIGIYVFIAATYTPVCIFSLPKNIGIPILSVIWSCASIGILSNTVIKYKNIVLRLILYILMGWIIIFAFKPLMNRFDIMHLNWLIWGGIFYTIGAFLYALGKKCNDKTKQFTHDIFHIFVLMGSFSHYWFLYSYVIN
- the trpS gene encoding tryptophan--tRNA ligase, which codes for MSKKVMLSGIQPTGSLHIGNYLGALKNWVDILNDYYGFFCIVDYHAITIEYDVSQMQKRIIEAAIEYLACGLDPNKCSIFVQSDVRAHTELAWIFNSIIPVAELERMTQYKDKSRKNAENINAALLTYPSLMAADILLYHPDIVPVGEDQEQHVELTRMIVRKFNNRYGEYFKEPNTYHGKVLRILGLDGQNKMSKSLNNHIALSLTAEETEKLIMQKAMTDTNRKLKTDAGNPDICNVYSYHKIFSSEEEQKEICESCKNASIGCVQCKRMLAKNINDELMPIRENINKYSNDKDYVYDVLKQGAKNASEVAEKTLYEVRNLMGLVDDKRK
- the mnmH gene encoding tRNA 2-selenouridine(34) synthase MnmH produces the protein MVKVIDIEEFLKLANYDELPIIDVRSPIEYNHAHIPNAYNVYLFNDEERKDVGTIYKKIGRKEAILKGLEYVSVRMTDILKSIDEIGKKYNSTNKILMHCFRGGMRSESTAWLCSNYGYDVYMLKGGYKRYRNYVLSSFERDYKIYLLTGKTGSGKTLILNKLKAIGYNVIDLEKIAKHKGSAFGWINEGEQPSQEQFENNLSYELLKYDINSTIWFEDESLLIGRRAIPKSLFNKMREAQKIIYLDIPKEYRAEYIVNTYGEYDIEDLKESIIKIRKRLGGERLKESLELLNNGKIYECVLNMLYYYDRAYRLSIDENKVVSIKCEDNNFDNIVQEIVKAI